One part of the Coffea eugenioides isolate CCC68of chromosome 10, Ceug_1.0, whole genome shotgun sequence genome encodes these proteins:
- the LOC113749070 gene encoding zinc-finger homeodomain protein 1-like isoform X2 codes for MEFDEHEEQEEEIGMHQMQAGNYQTLGNSAGRGGGGGEGVSAATTARKSGGGVGSMATTSTTTSYRFRECLKNHAVAIGGHAVDGCGEFMAAGEEGTLESLKCAACNCHRNFHRKETEGEGFHQPHPTPHHPHHHHPHHAHHQFSPAYPFRSPHPSGYLHVTPPSHHHHQRPLPLPSTSREDEDVSNPSSSGGGGGGGSGGAGGSKKRFRTRFTQDQKEKMLAFAERLGWRIQKQDEALVQQFCADTNVKRHVLKVWMHNNKHTLGKKP; via the coding sequence ATGGAGTTTGACGAGCATGAAgagcaagaagaagaaattgggaTGCATCAGATGCAAGCTGGGAATTATCAAACACTCGGGAACTCAGctggaagaggaggaggaggaggagaaggggTGTCAGCTGCAACGACGGCAAGAAAAAGCGGTGGTGGTGTTGGCTCTATGGCTACTACTTCTACTACAACTTCATACAGGTTCAGAGAATGCTTGAAGAATCATGCTGTGGCCATAGGTGGGCATGCCGTGGACGGGTGTGGGGAGTTCATGGCAGCTGGAGAAGAAGGAACCCTTGAATCCCTCAAATGTGCGGCCTGCAATTGCCACCGCAACTTCCACAGGAAAGAAACCGAAGGCGAAGGTTTCCACCAGCCCCACCCCACACCCCAccatcctcatcatcatcatccccACCATGCCCATCACCAGTTTTCACCAGCTTACCCTTTCCGCTCCCCCCATCCTTCCGGCTACCTCCACGTCACTCCGCCTTCTCATCATCACCACCAGAGGCCCTTGCCGCTTCCCTCGACTTCGAGGGAAGACGAAGACGTGTCGAATCCTAGTAGTAGCGGAGGAGGAGGTGGAGGGGGCAGTGGAGGAGCCGGGGGATCGAAGAAGAGATTTAGGACCAGGTTCACTCAGGACCAGAAGGAGAAGATGTTGGCCTTTGCCGAAAGGCTTGGGTGGCGCATTCAGAAGCAAGACGAGGCTTTAGTGCAGCAGTTTTGTGCAGATACTAATGTGAAGCGCCACGTGCTCAAGGTTTGGATGCACAACAATAAACACACCCTTGGTAAAAAACCCTAA
- the LOC113749070 gene encoding zinc-finger homeodomain protein 1-like isoform X1 produces MEFDEHEEQEEEIGMHQMQAGNYQTLGNSAGRGGGGGEGVSAATTARKSGGGVGSMATTSTTTSYRFRECLKNHAVAIGGHAVDGCGEFMAAGEEGTLESLKCAACNCHRNFHRKETEGEGFHQPHPTPHHPHHHHPHHAHHQFSPAYPFRSPHPSGYLHVTPPSHHHHQRPLPLPSTSREDEDVSNPSSSGGGGGGGSGGAGGSKKRFRTRFTQDQKEKMLAFAERLGWRIQKQDEALVQQFCADTNVKRHVLKVWMHNNKHTLENATFCVH; encoded by the exons ATGGAGTTTGACGAGCATGAAgagcaagaagaagaaattgggaTGCATCAGATGCAAGCTGGGAATTATCAAACACTCGGGAACTCAGctggaagaggaggaggaggaggagaaggggTGTCAGCTGCAACGACGGCAAGAAAAAGCGGTGGTGGTGTTGGCTCTATGGCTACTACTTCTACTACAACTTCATACAGGTTCAGAGAATGCTTGAAGAATCATGCTGTGGCCATAGGTGGGCATGCCGTGGACGGGTGTGGGGAGTTCATGGCAGCTGGAGAAGAAGGAACCCTTGAATCCCTCAAATGTGCGGCCTGCAATTGCCACCGCAACTTCCACAGGAAAGAAACCGAAGGCGAAGGTTTCCACCAGCCCCACCCCACACCCCAccatcctcatcatcatcatccccACCATGCCCATCACCAGTTTTCACCAGCTTACCCTTTCCGCTCCCCCCATCCTTCCGGCTACCTCCACGTCACTCCGCCTTCTCATCATCACCACCAGAGGCCCTTGCCGCTTCCCTCGACTTCGAGGGAAGACGAAGACGTGTCGAATCCTAGTAGTAGCGGAGGAGGAGGTGGAGGGGGCAGTGGAGGAGCCGGGGGATCGAAGAAGAGATTTAGGACCAGGTTCACTCAGGACCAGAAGGAGAAGATGTTGGCCTTTGCCGAAAGGCTTGGGTGGCGCATTCAGAAGCAAGACGAGGCTTTAGTGCAGCAGTTTTGTGCAGATACTAATGTGAAGCGCCACGTGCTCAAGGTTTGGATGCACAACAATAAACACACCCTTG AAAATGCAACGTTTTGTGTGCATTAA
- the LOC113749614 gene encoding serine/threonine-protein kinase-like protein At3g51990 — MMGYFSCNAETAVATCDSYNFKLTKKLPPSNKIILFSYSDLHSSTNAFSQAHLLGKGSYGSVYKAHLVLHPRQHLVAAVKITKPTSTNAPAENEIEILSHVHHPRLVNLLGHSVDSHNNKLIVVEYMPNGSLYDLLHRSTRPPGWTRRVRFALQLAKALHFLHSSNPPVIHRDVKSSNVLIDANFNARLSDFGLALRGHVEDVRVKCTPPAGTLGYLDPGYLAPGDLSTKSDVFSFGILLLEIISGRNAIDVNYSPPSVVDWAVPAIKAGDFAGLCDPRIGPPEDEAALLQLAVLAAKCVRTSGAKRPAMAEVVESLKGVCKRVNYPVWNNLGRSVDCVRDPTRVTTKYEPLDESGEMIKTVRVSSRRTRKVSSVGSLEAGGSAATGRDRSDRIGRSRSIGSFREIEFGALDLSSNDGGVAVGGVAGRRRRGGLAVKMPIVRLSKSRSMGMLQSTRLANNNNNNNNGGGSSITGTNNEGVKLVWSPDGRELEESKLLVDSRNETLQEGYDPVLIGKREDY; from the coding sequence atgatGGGCTATTTCTCATGCAATGCAGAAACTGCCGTTGCCACGTGTGATTCCTACAACTTCAAATTAACCAAAAAACTACCGCCTTCCAACAAAATCATCCTCTTCTCCTACTCCGATCTCCATTCCTCCACCAACGCCTTCTCCCAGGCCCACCTCCTCGGCAAGGGCAGCTACGGCAGCGTCTACAAAGCCCACCTCGTTCTCCACCCCCGCCAACACCTCGTCGCCGCCGTCAAGATAACCAAGCCCACCTCCACCAACGCCCCCGCCGAAAACGAGATTGAGATCCTCTCCCACGTCCATCATCCCCGTCTGGTCAATCTCCTCGGCCATTCCGTCGATTCCCATAACAATAAATTGATCGTTGTCGAGTACATGCCAAACGGGTCCTTGTACGATTTGCTCCATCGTTCGACCAGGCCGCCCGGCTGGACCAGGCGTGTCCGGTTCGCTTTACAACTAGCGAAAGCGCTTCATTTTTTGCACTCCTCTAACCCCCCGGTTATCCACCGGGACGTCAAGTCCTCGAACGTATTAATCGACGCGAATTTCAACGCGCGGCTCAGCGACTTCGGCTTGGCTTTGAGAGGACACGTGGAGGACGTTCGTGTGAAATGTACCCCGCCGGCGGGGACGCTAGGGTATCTCGATCCGGGCTACCTTGCGCCGGGTGATCTCAGCACCAAGTCCGACGTGTTCAGTTTTGGAATTTTGCTGCTGGAGATTATCAGCGGGAGGAATGCCATCGACGTGAATTACAGCCCGCCGTCGGTGGTGGACTGGGCGGTGCCGGCGATAAAAGCCGGAGATTTTGCGGGACTCTGCGACCCGAGGATTGGACCGCCGGAGGATGAGGCGGCGCTGCTGCAGCTGGCGGTTTTGGCCGCAAAATGCGTGAGGACTTCGGGGGCGAAGCGGCCGGCAATGGCGGAGGTGGTGGAGAGCCTAAAAGGTGTTTGCAAGAGAGTGAATTATCCGGTATGGAATAACCTGGGGAGAAGCGTGGACTGCGTGAGAGATCCCACGCGCGTGACTACTAAATACGAGCCGTTGGATGAAAGTGGTGAGATGATCAAGACCGTCAGAGTGAGTAGTAGAAGGACCAGGAAAGTCTCGAGCGTGGGGAGCCTAGAAGCTGGAGGGAGCGCGGCGACGGGTAGAGATCGGAGTGATCGAATTGGAAGGTCGAGATCGATTGGGTCGTTTAGGGAGATTGAATTTGGTGCGTTGGATTTGAGCAGTAATGACGGTGGTGTAGCAGTAGGAGGGGTGGcggggaggaggaggaggggagGATTGGCTGTGAAGATGCCTATAGTAAGGTTGAGTAAGTCGCGGTCAATGGGAATGCTGCAAAGCACGAGATTAGcgaacaataataataataataataatggcgGCGGTAGTAGCATTACTGGTACCAATAATGAAGGGGTAAAATTGGTGTGGAGTCCTGATGGTAGGGAGTTGGAAGAGTCGAAATTGTTGGTGGATTCAAGAAACGAAACTCTTCAAGAAGGATATGATCCAGTACTGATAGGAAAAAGAGAAgattattaa